A part of Pseudomonas lutea genomic DNA contains:
- a CDS encoding FadR/GntR family transcriptional regulator, whose product MDYRKPSDRKSMHSRIVQDIGMQIVSGRFKPDDKLPAEALLCEEYAVSRPVLREATRVLVAKGLVYSRPRVGTVVKPRREWHILDPDVLHWLMQSSPQNEFFALLTSVRSIIEPAAAALAAQHATPEDLTAIGEAYERMAAAPTVEDVLQPDLDFHSRIADATHNDLLAHLCNMLSLALREALKHSNKRPNLHELALPRHRAILTAIENRDALGAHHATLVQLDDARNALNVVLGQGVKL is encoded by the coding sequence ATGGATTACCGTAAGCCCTCCGACCGTAAAAGCATGCACTCGCGCATTGTCCAGGACATCGGCATGCAGATTGTCTCGGGCCGTTTCAAACCGGACGACAAACTCCCCGCCGAAGCCTTGCTCTGTGAAGAATATGCGGTCAGCCGCCCGGTGCTGCGCGAAGCCACGCGGGTCCTGGTCGCCAAAGGTCTGGTGTATTCACGGCCGCGGGTGGGCACAGTGGTCAAGCCGCGCCGCGAATGGCACATTCTCGACCCGGACGTCCTGCACTGGCTGATGCAAAGTTCGCCGCAAAATGAATTCTTCGCCCTGCTCACCAGTGTGCGCAGCATCATCGAACCGGCCGCCGCCGCACTGGCCGCGCAACACGCGACGCCTGAAGACCTCACCGCCATCGGCGAAGCCTACGAGCGCATGGCCGCCGCGCCAACCGTTGAAGACGTGCTGCAGCCCGACCTCGATTTTCACAGCCGGATTGCCGACGCCACCCACAACGATCTGCTTGCCCACCTGTGCAACATGTTGTCGCTGGCCCTGCGCGAGGCGTTGAAACATTCCAACAAGCGCCCGAACCTGCATGAACTGGCCTTACCCCGTCATCGCGCCATCCTCACGGCCATTGAAAACCGCGACGCGCTGGGCGCTCATCACGCCACGCTGGTGCAGCTGGACGACGCCCGCAACGCACTCAACGTGGTACTGGGCCAAGGCGTAAAGCTTTAG